One Coffea arabica cultivar ET-39 chromosome 5c, Coffea Arabica ET-39 HiFi, whole genome shotgun sequence DNA window includes the following coding sequences:
- the LOC113691077 gene encoding uncharacterized protein At4g26485 isoform X2, with product MKNNETKERWIQHYSSSHKILLVGEGDFSFSACLAKAFGSAANMVATCLHTEGHYRWLRERDSILIRMHQDLIAAYFKTAKEMLLEEGEIHVTVRDDYPYNRWEVEKLAECAGLQLKDKVEFRKENYPGYQNKRGGNINCNQRFPLKACYTYKFTLKVSALENSDGSEVYESASTEITSIITTVEDLQI from the exons ATGAAAAATAACGAGACAAAAGAAAGATGGATTCAGCACTACAGTAGTTCCCATAAGATATTGCTAGTAGGTGAAggagatttttcattttctgctTGTTTAGCCAAAGCCTTTGGCAGTGCTGCAAACATGGTGGCAACATGTCTTCATACTGAAG GGCATTATCGATGGTTACGTGAAAGAGACTCCATCCTTATTCG GATGCACCAAGATCTGATTGCAGCTTACTTCAAAACAGCCAAAGAAATGCTGCTAGAAGAAGGTGAAATTCATGTAACCGTTAGGGATGATTATCCCTACAATAGATGGGAAGTTGAGAAGCTAGCAGAATGTGCAGGTTTACAACTGAAAGACAAAGTTGAATTTAGAAAAGAGAACTATCCGGGGTACCAAAACAAGAGAGGAGGCAACATAAATTGTAACCAAAGATTTCCACTGAAAGCATGTTACACTTACAAATTCACTTTGAAAGTGAGTGCTTTGGAGAATAGTGATGGCAGCGAAGTGTATGAGAGTGCCAGCACTGAAATCACCAGTATTATAACCACAGTGGAGGATCTACAAATTTGA
- the LOC113689009 gene encoding GEM-like protein 5: MADSSGNNHPPTQPTPAPTAVPEATPPIDEDQTKWGTRIMGQPAAPTTHPDNQRAASWVNQHHPYVVYSPVDKPSENPCESVIHMFNSWSHRAETVAKNIWHNLKTGPSVSGTAWGKLNLTAKALTEGGFESHYKQIFATDPNERLKKTFACYLSTSTGPVAGTLYLSTVRVAFCSDRPLSFRAPSGQETWSYYKVMIPFANIANVNPVVMKQNPPEKYIQIVTIDGHEFWFMGFVNFEKASHHLLDSVSDFGVRQNASIPIAS, from the exons ATGGCAGACTCCTCCGGGAACAACCATCCTCCCACACAGCCTACGCCAGCTCCCACCGCGGTTCCGGAGGCTACTCCGCCAATTGATGAGGATCAGACCAAGTGGGGCACTCGTATCATGGGTCAACCAGCAGCTCCAACAACTCATCCAGACAATCAGAGGGCCGCCTCATGGGTCAATCAGCACCACCCCTATGTTGTTTACTCACCTGTGGACAAGCCTAGCGAGAACCCTTGTGAATCTGTGATTCATATGTTCAATTCTTGGAGCCATAGAGCTGAAACTGTAGCAAAGAACATCTGGCACAATT TGAAAACTGGACCATCGGTTTCTGGAACTGCATGGGGAAAACTTAATTTGACAGCAAAGGCGTTGACTGAAGGGGGATTTGAGTCTCATTACAAGCAGATATTTGCTACAGATCCAAATGAGAGGTTGAAGAAGACCTTTGCTTGTTACCTTTCAACCTCAACAGGTCCTGTTGCTGGAACTCTTTATTTGTCAACAGTTCGAGTGGCCTTCTGCAGTGATCGTCCCTTGTCCTTTAGAGCTCCTTCTGGCCAAGAAACTTGGAGCTATTACAAG GTTATGATACCTTTCGCAAACATTGCGAATGTGAATCCTGTTGTGATGAAACAAAATCCACCAGAAAAATATATTCAGATTGTGACAATTGATGGGCACGAGTTTTGGTTCATGGGATTTGTCAATTTTGAGAAAGCATCGCATCATCTCTTAGACAGCGTTTCTGATTTCGGAGTTCGTCAAAATGCTTCGATACCCATCGCAAGCTAG
- the LOC113689131 gene encoding heavy metal-associated isoprenylated plant protein 41-like, protein MLPVRHWTSAAHLQELEKLGCLVLYEVDVHNMNEHPDLKQTKFDVILFNFPHAGHYSWLHERDSILIRMHQDLIAAYFKTAKEMVQEEGEIHVTVRDDDPYNTWEVEKLAECAGLQLKDKVEFRQENYPGYHNKRGGNINCNKKFPLKACYTYKFTVKVSALENSDGSEVYESASSEINSIITTVEDLQI, encoded by the exons ATGTTGCCGGTGAGGCATTGGACAAGCGCAGCACATCTGCAGgaattggaaaaattgggaTGCCTAGTTTTGTATGAAGTTGATGTACACAACATGAACGAGCATCCAGATTTGAAGCAAACGAAATTTGATGTCATACTATTTAACTTTCCGCACGCAGGGCATTATTCTTGGTTGCATGAAAGAGACTCCATTCTTATTCG GATGCACCAAGATCTGATAGCAGCTTACTTCAAAACAGCCAAAGAAATGGTGCAAGAAGAAGGTGAAATTCATGTAACTGTTAGGGACGATGATCCCTACAACACATGGGAAGTTGAGAAGCTAGCAGAATGTGCAGGTTTACAACTGAAAGACAAAGTTGAATTTAGACAGGAGAACTATCCGGGGTACCATAACAAGAGAGGAGGCAACATAAATTGTAACAAAAAATTTCCACTGAAAGCATGTTACACTTACAAATTCACTGTGAAAGTGAGTGCTTTGGAGAATAGTGATGGCAGCGAAGTGTATGAGAGTGCCAGCAGTGAAATCAACAGTATTATAACCACAGTGGAGGATCTACAAATTTGA
- the LOC113691077 gene encoding uncharacterized protein At4g26485 isoform X1, with translation MKNNETKERWIQHYSSSHKILLVGEGDFSFSACLAKAFGSAANMVATCLHTEAMLWVRHWTSTAHLQELKRLRGLVLYQVDVHNMNEHPYLKYMKFDVILFNFPHAGHYRWLRERDSILIRMHQDLIAAYFKTAKEMLLEEGEIHVTVRDDYPYNRWEVEKLAECAGLQLKDKVEFRKENYPGYQNKRGGNINCNQRFPLKACYTYKFTLKVSALENSDGSEVYESASTEITSIITTVEDLQI, from the exons ATGAAAAATAACGAGACAAAAGAAAGATGGATTCAGCACTACAGTAGTTCCCATAAGATATTGCTAGTAGGTGAAggagatttttcattttctgctTGTTTAGCCAAAGCCTTTGGCAGTGCTGCAAACATGGTGGCAACATGTCTTCATACTGAAG cgATGTTGTGGGTGAGACATTGGACAAGCACAGCACATCTTCAGGAATTGAAAAGATTGAGAGGCCTTGTTTTGTATCAAGTTGATGTCCACAACATGAACGAGCATCCATACCTGAAGTACATGAAATTTGATGTCATACTATTTAACTTTCCCCACGCAGGGCATTATCGATGGTTACGTGAAAGAGACTCCATCCTTATTCG GATGCACCAAGATCTGATTGCAGCTTACTTCAAAACAGCCAAAGAAATGCTGCTAGAAGAAGGTGAAATTCATGTAACCGTTAGGGATGATTATCCCTACAATAGATGGGAAGTTGAGAAGCTAGCAGAATGTGCAGGTTTACAACTGAAAGACAAAGTTGAATTTAGAAAAGAGAACTATCCGGGGTACCAAAACAAGAGAGGAGGCAACATAAATTGTAACCAAAGATTTCCACTGAAAGCATGTTACACTTACAAATTCACTTTGAAAGTGAGTGCTTTGGAGAATAGTGATGGCAGCGAAGTGTATGAGAGTGCCAGCACTGAAATCACCAGTATTATAACCACAGTGGAGGATCTACAAATTTGA